A window of Aquitalea denitrificans contains these coding sequences:
- a CDS encoding LysR family transcriptional regulator — METRWLEDFLVLADTGSFTRSAEVRHLTQPAFSRRIKSLESWFGADLIDRTTYPTKLTAAGELLREQAVQMLAQINSTRAQLRGLQPLPAGTLSLAVPHTLSFSFFPKWLTRMEQGFGPLSCRLQASNVHDALLAFVEGGCDLLMCYHHPKQPVELTDPRYSGLRLGVETLRPYVRSNPDHSPSHALPGSAAQPLPFLGYASNAYFRLMTDLILEAAPAPTFLSLRYETDMAEGLKNMVLEGHGVAFLPTGSVQNELRTKQLVLAAAQGWSVDMEVRLYRDNKRSRPELDAFWDYLVASTQPV, encoded by the coding sequence ATGGAAACCCGCTGGCTGGAGGACTTTCTGGTTCTGGCTGATACCGGTAGTTTTACCCGTTCCGCCGAGGTTCGTCACCTTACTCAGCCGGCATTTTCACGGCGTATAAAATCGCTGGAAAGCTGGTTTGGTGCCGACCTGATTGATCGCACCACTTATCCGACCAAGCTGACAGCGGCAGGCGAATTGCTGCGGGAGCAGGCGGTGCAGATGCTGGCACAGATCAACAGTACCCGGGCCCAGTTGCGCGGCTTGCAGCCCTTGCCGGCAGGTACCCTCAGCCTTGCCGTACCACATACCCTGTCGTTTTCATTCTTCCCCAAATGGCTCACCCGGATGGAGCAGGGCTTTGGCCCGCTGTCCTGCCGCTTGCAGGCCAGCAATGTGCATGATGCCTTGCTGGCATTTGTTGAGGGCGGCTGCGATTTGCTGATGTGCTATCACCACCCGAAGCAACCGGTGGAACTGACCGATCCGCGCTACAGCGGACTCAGGTTGGGGGTGGAAACATTGCGTCCCTATGTCCGCAGCAATCCTGACCACAGCCCTAGCCATGCCTTGCCCGGCAGCGCCGCGCAGCCGCTGCCTTTCCTCGGCTATGCCAGCAATGCCTACTTCCGCCTGATGACCGACCTGATTCTTGAAGCCGCACCTGCTCCCACCTTCCTGTCGCTGCGTTATGAAACGGATATGGCGGAGGGGCTGAAAAACATGGTGCTGGAAGGACATGGCGTGGCATTTCTACCTACCGGCTCGGTACAGAACGAGCTGCGTACCAAACAACTGGTATTGGCTGCAGCGCAAGGCTGGAGCGTGGACATGGAAGTACGCCTGTATCGCGACAACAAACGCAGCCGTCCCGAACTGGATGCTTTCTGGGATTACCTGGTCGCCAGTACACAACCGGTGTAG
- a CDS encoding histidine phosphatase family protein, which produces MKYGKIVQWMVCCLVMHTGQLAVAADSPVVDVYLLRHGKTMFNTTSQVQGWSDTPLTVEGIKGAEEAGRGLAAAHFIAVYSSDLGRARATARIVLAQGKQGMLPVQEDERFREWSYGSFEGRPDVEMWTPLFRQQGMIFDPQWGNWGAFTSKMSDRAIAQAIHDADPRGWAETYPQIESRLRAGMQDVVSKALATGGGKVLVVSHGGAILTILDLLVAGQAKGVDIPNSSITVLRYQKGQYHLLKAGDLSYLHSPF; this is translated from the coding sequence ATGAAGTACGGCAAAATTGTGCAATGGATGGTGTGTTGTCTGGTCATGCATACTGGCCAGCTGGCAGTTGCGGCCGACAGCCCGGTGGTGGATGTGTATTTATTGCGTCATGGTAAAACCATGTTCAATACCACCAGTCAGGTGCAGGGCTGGTCTGATACTCCGTTAACGGTAGAGGGTATCAAGGGGGCTGAAGAGGCTGGCAGGGGCTTGGCCGCTGCCCACTTCATCGCCGTCTATAGCAGCGATCTGGGGCGCGCGCGCGCCACGGCCAGGATAGTGCTGGCGCAGGGAAAGCAGGGCATGCTGCCGGTGCAGGAGGATGAGCGCTTTCGGGAATGGAGTTACGGCAGCTTTGAAGGCAGACCAGATGTGGAGATGTGGACGCCTTTATTCCGTCAGCAGGGGATGATCTTTGATCCGCAGTGGGGAAACTGGGGCGCGTTCACAAGCAAGATGAGTGACCGGGCCATTGCGCAGGCTATTCATGACGCAGACCCGCGCGGCTGGGCGGAAACCTATCCGCAGATCGAGTCGCGGCTGCGTGCCGGCATGCAAGATGTAGTAAGCAAGGCCTTGGCGACTGGCGGTGGCAAAGTATTGGTTGTCAGCCATGGTGGTGCCATTCTTACCATTCTGGACCTGCTGGTAGCAGGGCAGGCCAAGGGAGTGGATATTCCCAATAGCAGTATCACGGTGTTGCGCTATCAGAAGGGGCAGTATCACCTACTCAAGGCGGGGGATCTGAGCTACCTGCATTCTCCATTCTGA
- a CDS encoding PLP-dependent cysteine synthase family protein translates to MGNWASTAIRKIEADFNRSSDTHLIPLQIPALPQIQLYFKDESTHPTGSLKHRLARSLFLYGLCNGWIRYNTTIIEASSGSTAVSEAYFARLLGLPFIAVMPRGTSAEKIRSIEFYGGRCHLVDDPATIYEESRRLAQELNGHYMDQFTYAERATDWRGNNNIADTIFKQMELEPNPVPEWIVCGAGTGGTSATFGRYTRYQKLATQICVVDPENSVFYDSYYSGKTDCRCEGGSGVEGIGRPRVEPSFIPTVIDKVIRVPNVASYAAIHFLEEVMGRKCGGSTGTNLYGVCELVSDMVKNGRHGSVVTLICDDGNRYLNSYYQPQWLDENGYEIASWVERYRRFFYEGRW, encoded by the coding sequence ATGGGCAATTGGGCTAGCACCGCCATCCGCAAGATCGAAGCGGATTTCAACCGCTCCAGCGACACGCATCTGATACCGCTGCAGATTCCGGCGCTGCCGCAAATCCAGTTGTATTTCAAGGACGAGTCCACACATCCCACCGGTAGTCTCAAGCACCGCCTGGCACGTTCACTATTTCTATATGGCTTGTGTAATGGCTGGATTCGTTACAACACCACCATTATCGAGGCTTCCAGCGGCAGTACCGCAGTATCCGAGGCTTACTTTGCCCGTTTGCTGGGCCTGCCTTTCATTGCGGTAATGCCGCGTGGCACATCTGCTGAAAAAATCCGCTCCATCGAGTTTTATGGCGGTCGCTGCCATCTGGTTGACGACCCGGCCACCATCTACGAAGAGTCACGTCGTCTGGCACAAGAGTTGAATGGCCATTACATGGATCAGTTCACCTATGCCGAACGAGCTACCGACTGGCGCGGCAATAACAATATCGCCGACACCATCTTCAAGCAGATGGAACTGGAGCCAAATCCGGTTCCCGAGTGGATTGTCTGCGGTGCCGGTACGGGTGGGACTTCAGCCACCTTTGGTCGCTATACGCGTTATCAGAAGCTGGCCACCCAGATCTGCGTGGTGGATCCGGAAAATTCGGTGTTCTACGACAGTTATTACAGCGGAAAAACCGATTGCCGCTGCGAAGGCGGCTCCGGGGTGGAGGGCATAGGTCGCCCCCGGGTCGAACCGTCCTTCATTCCCACGGTCATCGACAAGGTCATCCGCGTTCCCAATGTGGCCAGCTATGCAGCCATCCATTTCTTGGAAGAAGTGATGGGGCGTAAGTGCGGTGGCTCAACGGGTACCAATCTGTACGGTGTCTGCGAGCTGGTTAGCGATATGGTAAAGAATGGTCGTCACGGCTCAGTCGTTACCTTGATCTGCGACGATGGCAATCGCTATCTGAATAGCTATTACCAGCCACAATGGCTAGATGAAAATGGCTACGAGATTGCAAGTTGGGTAGAACGCTATCGCCGTTTCTTCTATGAAGGGCGTTGGTAA
- the aspA gene encoding aspartate ammonia-lyase, producing the protein MSTRIEHDLLGDRAVPAAAYWGVHTLRAVENFPITGQTISSYGDLIIALAQIKKAAAQANRDLGLLDDVRAQAIVDACDELVDGKLHDQFVVDVIQGGAGTSTNMNANEVIANRALEILGHAKGEYDKLHPNEHVNMGQSTNDVYPTALRLATYWGVLRLQRTMFVLREAFAAKAEEFKNVLKMGRTQLQDAVPMTLGQEFQTYAVMLGEDEQRLSEARALMLEINLGATAIGTGITAHPDYARLVCLHLSELTGLKLMTAPNLIEATQDCGAFVQLSGVLKRVAVKLSKTCNDLRLLSSGPRAGIGDINLPARQAGSSIMPGKVNPVIPEVVNQVAFEVIGNDMTITMAAEGGQLQLNAFEPVIAYSMFRSVRHLANACSTLTEHCVKGITANEAKLRSDVLNSIGLVTALNPIIGYAAATAVAAEAHATGGSVYDIVLERGLMQRAQLDEALLPEALTQPRWLS; encoded by the coding sequence ATGTCCACCCGTATCGAACACGACCTGCTTGGCGATCGCGCCGTCCCGGCTGCGGCATACTGGGGTGTCCACACCCTGCGGGCAGTGGAGAACTTTCCCATCACCGGCCAAACCATCTCCAGCTATGGCGACCTGATCATCGCCCTGGCGCAGATCAAGAAAGCGGCTGCCCAGGCTAACCGTGATCTTGGTCTCTTGGATGATGTGCGTGCCCAGGCTATTGTCGATGCTTGCGACGAGCTGGTGGATGGCAAGTTGCACGACCAGTTCGTGGTGGATGTGATTCAGGGTGGTGCTGGTACGTCCACCAATATGAATGCCAACGAAGTCATCGCCAACCGTGCACTGGAAATCCTCGGCCACGCCAAGGGCGAGTACGACAAGCTGCATCCCAATGAACACGTCAACATGGGGCAGAGCACCAACGACGTGTACCCTACCGCCTTGCGCCTGGCCACCTACTGGGGCGTGCTGCGCCTGCAGCGCACCATGTTCGTGTTGCGGGAGGCATTTGCGGCCAAGGCAGAAGAATTCAAGAACGTACTGAAGATGGGCCGTACCCAGTTGCAGGATGCCGTGCCGATGACGCTGGGTCAGGAATTCCAGACCTATGCGGTGATGCTGGGCGAGGACGAACAGCGCCTGAGCGAGGCCCGCGCCCTGATGCTGGAAATCAATCTGGGTGCCACCGCCATCGGCACCGGCATTACCGCTCACCCGGACTATGCACGGCTGGTGTGTCTACACCTTTCGGAACTGACCGGCCTCAAGCTGATGACGGCACCCAACCTGATCGAAGCCACCCAGGATTGTGGTGCATTCGTGCAGCTGTCCGGCGTGCTCAAACGCGTGGCAGTCAAACTGTCCAAAACCTGCAACGATCTGCGACTACTGTCATCCGGTCCGCGCGCCGGCATTGGCGACATCAATCTGCCGGCCCGTCAGGCTGGCTCATCCATCATGCCGGGCAAGGTCAATCCGGTGATTCCGGAAGTGGTTAACCAGGTAGCTTTCGAGGTGATCGGCAACGACATGACCATCACCATGGCTGCCGAGGGCGGCCAGCTGCAGCTCAATGCCTTCGAACCAGTGATTGCCTACAGCATGTTCCGCAGCGTGCGTCATCTGGCCAACGCCTGCAGCACGCTGACCGAGCATTGCGTCAAAGGCATCACAGCCAATGAAGCCAAGTTGCGTAGCGACGTACTCAATTCCATCGGTCTGGTGACCGCACTCAACCCCATCATCGGCTACGCCGCCGCCACTGCTGTGGCAGCGGAGGCACATGCCACGGGCGGCAGTGTCTACGATATCGTGCTGGAGCGCGGGCTGATGCAGCGTGCCCAGCTGGACGAAGCCCTGCTGCCCGAAGCTTTGACACAGCCACGCTGGCTGTCATAA
- a CDS encoding YdcF family protein, which yields MLYLRLMLKGFLLAVLMVLLGFGYMAWTIVHYADEPASTPADAALVLGAAAWGSKPSPVLRERINHAVTLYKQGRVRWIVFTGGTPEPGYPTEADVGREFALRQGVPMTAMLVENESRTTWQNLENAGKLAGPFGIHSFLLVSDPLHMRRAVLMAHDLGLAAAPAPTQSSRYVSWSNKIKFLARETWLYVGYRVFRKLS from the coding sequence ATGCTTTATCTGCGTCTGATGCTCAAAGGTTTCCTGCTGGCCGTGCTGATGGTATTGCTCGGCTTTGGCTACATGGCCTGGACCATTGTGCATTATGCAGACGAGCCGGCCAGCACGCCTGCCGATGCCGCGCTGGTACTGGGTGCCGCTGCCTGGGGTAGCAAACCCTCACCGGTGCTGCGCGAACGCATCAACCATGCGGTTACCCTCTACAAGCAAGGGCGGGTGCGCTGGATCGTATTTACCGGTGGCACGCCAGAACCGGGCTATCCAACCGAGGCTGATGTCGGGCGCGAGTTCGCCTTGCGCCAGGGTGTACCGATGACGGCCATGCTGGTGGAAAACGAATCCCGTACTACATGGCAGAACCTGGAAAATGCCGGCAAGCTGGCAGGTCCTTTCGGGATACATTCTTTTTTGCTGGTCAGCGACCCGCTGCACATGCGCCGTGCGGTGTTGATGGCGCATGATCTGGGCTTGGCCGCTGCACCGGCACCTACCCAGTCCAGTCGTTATGTCAGCTGGAGTAACAAGATAAAATTTCTCGCCAGAGAGACCTGGTTATATGTCGGTTACCGGGTATTTCGCAAGCTGTCCTGA
- a CDS encoding 50S ribosome-binding protein YggL, with protein MSDLHNPNSTQRLKRLNHRQRKKMRVGEYRELGFHLIATVAADVNTDSLLDDWLNCIDEAAISFGGHFDGKSRLEGVVFPVGEVAITEEIRAKLVAWLQARSEVSDVEAGDLIDLWHSV; from the coding sequence ATGTCTGATCTGCACAACCCCAATTCCACCCAGCGCCTGAAGCGCCTGAACCATCGCCAACGCAAGAAAATGCGCGTGGGTGAATACCGCGAGCTTGGCTTCCACTTGATTGCCACCGTTGCAGCCGATGTCAATACCGACAGCCTGCTGGATGACTGGCTGAACTGCATTGATGAAGCAGCCATCAGCTTTGGCGGCCATTTCGATGGCAAGAGCCGCCTGGAAGGCGTGGTATTCCCGGTGGGCGAAGTAGCCATTACCGAAGAAATCCGCGCCAAACTGGTAGCCTGGCTGCAAGCACGCAGTGAAGTTTCCGATGTTGAAGCGGGTGATCTGATCGATTTGTGGCACTCGGTGTAA
- the ubiD gene encoding 4-hydroxy-3-polyprenylbenzoate decarboxylase, whose amino-acid sequence MKYADLRDFVAQLEQQGELKRIDVPVSPYLEMTEIGDRVLKAAGPALLFTHPRQDTQSYSMPVLANLFGTPKRVAMGMGASDVMQLREIGKTLAYLKEPEPPKGLREAWDKLPLLKQVLSMAPKVVSKAPCQQIVWEGDEVDLSRLPIQHCWPGDVAPLITWGLTVTRGPNKKRQNLGIYRQQVIGKNRVIMRWLAHRGGALDYREFRQQNPDQPYPVAVVLGCDPATILGAVTPVPDTLSEYQFAGLLRGSRTELVKCIGSDLQVPARAEIVLEGHIHPDDMALEGPYGDHTGYYNEQDHFPVFTIDRITMRENPIYHSTYTGKPPDEPAVLGVALNEVFVPILQKQFPEIVDFYLPPEGCSYRMAVISIKKQYPGHAKRVMMGCWSFLRQFMYTKFIIVVDDDVDCRDWKEVMWAITTRMDPVRDTTLIEHTPIDYLDFASPVSGLGGKMGLDATNKMPGETNREWGVPIVMDDAVKTRVDALWAQLGL is encoded by the coding sequence ATGAAATATGCCGACCTGCGGGACTTTGTTGCTCAATTGGAACAGCAAGGTGAATTGAAAAGAATCGATGTACCGGTGTCTCCTTATCTGGAAATGACCGAGATCGGCGACCGGGTGCTGAAGGCTGCTGGCCCGGCTCTGCTGTTCACGCACCCCCGGCAAGATACCCAGTCATACAGCATGCCGGTACTGGCCAATCTGTTTGGCACACCCAAGCGGGTAGCCATGGGAATGGGGGCCAGCGATGTTATGCAACTGCGGGAAATCGGCAAGACGCTCGCCTATCTGAAAGAGCCGGAACCGCCCAAGGGCTTGCGTGAAGCCTGGGACAAGCTGCCCTTGCTCAAGCAGGTGTTGTCCATGGCACCCAAGGTGGTCAGCAAGGCGCCATGTCAGCAGATTGTGTGGGAGGGTGACGAGGTGGACTTGTCGCGCCTGCCCATCCAGCATTGCTGGCCGGGCGATGTGGCGCCGCTGATTACCTGGGGCCTGACGGTAACCCGCGGCCCAAACAAGAAACGACAGAACCTGGGCATCTACCGCCAGCAGGTCATCGGCAAAAACCGCGTCATCATGCGCTGGTTGGCGCATCGTGGCGGCGCGCTGGATTATCGTGAATTCCGCCAGCAGAACCCGGACCAGCCCTATCCGGTGGCCGTGGTGCTGGGCTGCGATCCGGCGACCATTCTGGGCGCAGTCACTCCGGTGCCGGATACCTTGTCCGAATACCAGTTTGCCGGCTTGCTGCGCGGCAGCCGTACCGAGCTGGTGAAATGCATCGGCTCTGACCTGCAAGTGCCGGCACGGGCCGAGATTGTTCTGGAAGGCCATATCCATCCCGATGACATGGCACTGGAAGGCCCGTATGGCGACCATACCGGCTATTACAACGAGCAGGATCACTTCCCGGTATTCACCATCGACCGCATCACCATGCGTGAGAATCCGATCTATCACAGTACCTATACCGGCAAACCACCGGACGAGCCTGCGGTGCTGGGCGTGGCACTGAACGAAGTATTTGTACCCATTCTGCAAAAGCAGTTTCCGGAGATCGTCGACTTCTATCTGCCGCCGGAAGGCTGCAGTTATCGCATGGCGGTAATCAGTATCAAGAAGCAATATCCTGGCCACGCCAAGCGGGTGATGATGGGTTGCTGGAGCTTCCTGCGCCAGTTCATGTACACCAAGTTCATCATCGTGGTGGACGATGACGTGGACTGCCGCGACTGGAAGGAAGTGATGTGGGCCATTACCACCCGCATGGATCCGGTACGCGATACCACTCTGATCGAGCATACCCCGATTGATTATCTCGACTTTGCCAGCCCGGTTTCCGGTCTGGGCGGCAAGATGGGGCTGGATGCCACCAACAAGATGCCGGGCGAAACCAATCGCGAATGGGGTGTCCCCATCGTAATGGATGATGCCGTCAAGACCAGGGTGGATGCCCTGTGGGCGCAACTCGGACTGTAA
- a CDS encoding OmpW/AlkL family protein has product MKKLALAAAIGLISASAFAAQGDIIARFRVINVNPSSSWSNGTVGSALNLTGVDANDDTVPELDFTYMITNNIGAELILGTSRHSVTAHSSTLGDVSLGKVSALPPTVTLQYHFSPDSTVFRPYVGAGINYTRFYNNGLSAAGTDLNVKKNSYGPALQIGADFPISKSFFVNVDVKKIWMKTDVTTQSTGASVGTLKIDPLVVGLGIGTKF; this is encoded by the coding sequence ATGAAAAAGCTTGCTCTGGCTGCGGCCATCGGTCTGATTTCCGCTAGTGCCTTCGCCGCCCAAGGCGACATCATCGCGCGTTTCCGCGTGATCAATGTGAACCCGTCCTCCTCTTGGAGTAACGGTACTGTCGGTTCTGCGTTGAATCTGACCGGTGTAGATGCCAATGATGATACCGTGCCGGAACTGGACTTCACCTACATGATCACCAACAACATCGGTGCTGAACTGATCTTGGGTACCAGCCGTCACAGCGTTACTGCTCATTCCAGCACTTTGGGCGATGTTTCTCTGGGGAAAGTATCTGCCCTGCCGCCGACTGTTACCCTGCAGTATCACTTCTCCCCGGACAGCACCGTATTCCGTCCCTATGTTGGTGCCGGTATCAACTACACCCGTTTCTATAACAATGGGCTTTCCGCAGCTGGTACTGATCTGAACGTGAAGAAGAACAGCTACGGTCCGGCCCTGCAAATCGGTGCCGACTTCCCGATCAGCAAGAGCTTCTTCGTCAACGTTGACGTGAAAAAGATCTGGATGAAGACCGACGTAACCACTCAATCCACTGGTGCTTCCGTTGGCACCCTGAAGATCGATCCGCTGGTGGTTGGTCTGGGTATCGGTACCAAGTTCTAA
- a CDS encoding DUF2164 domain-containing protein, with the protein MPTQSMLSQPQLQQLAPAVQQYLSRELQVEVGAFDAQFLLDFVAAQIGRQIYNQALEDAQQALSQRMESLQAAIWDLEK; encoded by the coding sequence ATGCCCACTCAGTCCATGCTCAGCCAGCCACAATTGCAACAACTGGCACCTGCCGTGCAGCAATACCTGTCCCGTGAATTGCAGGTGGAGGTGGGCGCATTCGACGCCCAGTTCCTGCTCGACTTTGTGGCGGCGCAGATTGGCCGGCAGATTTATAACCAGGCGCTGGAAGATGCACAGCAGGCACTCAGTCAGCGCATGGAGTCACTGCAGGCGGCAATCTGGGATCTGGAAAAGTAA
- a CDS encoding pyrimidine 5'-nucleotidase, translating into MIMSSQFLPLSHRMTSPTWIFDLDDTLHNASLGIFAQISRMMNLYMEHHLQMTEAEARHLRTLYWHRYGATLQGLVRHHGVDAHHFLQETHQLDQLYDWLEWEPKLTATLQHLPGRKFVLSNGPQHYIEGLLDRMRIRPLIAACYGMERMRFHPKPDRRGFRAMLQAERLDPSLCIMVEDSLPNLHAAKSLGMRTVWISKQCRKPAFVDMRISRLNQLLHRAW; encoded by the coding sequence ATGATAATGAGCAGCCAATTTCTGCCACTCAGCCACCGAATGACCTCACCTACCTGGATTTTTGACCTCGACGACACACTGCATAACGCCAGCCTGGGTATATTTGCCCAGATCAGCCGCATGATGAACCTGTACATGGAGCATCACTTGCAGATGACTGAAGCAGAAGCACGCCATCTGCGCACACTGTACTGGCATCGCTACGGGGCAACGCTGCAAGGATTGGTCCGCCATCATGGCGTGGATGCGCATCATTTCCTGCAGGAAACCCATCAGCTTGATCAGTTATATGATTGGCTGGAGTGGGAGCCAAAGCTGACAGCAACCCTGCAGCACTTGCCTGGCCGCAAATTCGTACTTTCGAATGGGCCCCAGCACTATATAGAGGGCCTATTGGATCGAATGCGCATTCGGCCCCTTATTGCTGCTTGCTACGGTATGGAGCGCATGCGGTTTCATCCCAAGCCGGACCGTCGAGGCTTCCGGGCAATGCTACAAGCAGAAAGACTTGATCCTTCACTCTGCATCATGGTGGAAGATTCACTCCCCAATCTGCATGCCGCCAAGTCTCTGGGCATGCGCACTGTGTGGATTAGCAAACAGTGCCGCAAACCGGCATTTGTCGACATGCGGATAAGTCGACTAAACCAGCTACTGCACCGTGCCTGGTAG